In a genomic window of Microbacterium amylolyticum:
- a CDS encoding PLP-dependent cysteine synthase family protein produces MSTRRSWVSNAVRLLEADANRSADTHLHVFPLPVDWGIDLYLKDESVHPTGSLKHRLARSLFLYGLVGGNIGPDTVLVEASSGSTAVSEAYFARMLGLEFVTVVPRSTSREKIELIEFAGGRCHYVDEPLEVYAEAQRLAHECDGHYLDQFTYAERATDWRGNNNIADSVFQQLRHERFPVPAWIVVGAGTGGTSATFGRYVRYHRHDTQLAVVDPEGSAFYEAWRTGDTGYETGLGSRIEGIGRPRMEASFIPTIVDDMMRIPDAESLAAIRVLRERTMHWAGGSTGTNLAGAFRLIARMRAAGQTGSIVTLICDGGARYAETYYSDEWVARHGMDMAPYRARIDEFLDTGAWREDV; encoded by the coding sequence ATGAGCACACGACGCAGCTGGGTGAGCAATGCGGTCCGGCTTCTCGAGGCCGACGCCAATCGCAGCGCCGACACCCACCTGCATGTCTTTCCCCTTCCTGTCGACTGGGGGATCGACCTGTATTTGAAGGACGAGTCGGTTCATCCGACGGGGTCGCTGAAGCATCGTCTTGCCCGGTCTCTGTTTCTGTACGGGCTTGTCGGAGGGAACATCGGCCCCGACACCGTTCTCGTGGAGGCCTCCAGCGGCTCGACGGCCGTCAGCGAGGCGTATTTCGCGCGCATGCTGGGTTTGGAATTCGTCACGGTTGTTCCGCGATCGACGAGCCGCGAGAAAATCGAGCTGATCGAGTTCGCGGGTGGCCGGTGCCACTACGTTGACGAACCGCTGGAGGTGTACGCGGAGGCACAGCGTCTCGCGCACGAGTGCGACGGGCACTACCTTGACCAGTTCACGTACGCGGAGCGCGCGACCGACTGGCGCGGAAACAACAACATCGCTGACAGCGTGTTCCAGCAGCTCCGCCATGAGAGGTTCCCCGTTCCCGCGTGGATCGTTGTCGGCGCCGGAACCGGTGGCACGAGTGCCACGTTCGGACGGTATGTGCGCTACCACCGCCACGACACGCAGCTGGCCGTTGTCGATCCTGAAGGCTCCGCGTTCTACGAGGCGTGGCGCACGGGCGACACGGGCTACGAAACGGGACTCGGCAGCCGCATCGAGGGCATCGGCCGACCCCGGATGGAAGCGTCGTTCATTCCCACGATCGTCGACGACATGATGCGCATCCCCGATGCGGAGTCACTCGCCGCAATTCGCGTGCTGCGCGAGCGCACAATGCACTGGGCGGGCGGCTCCACCGGCACGAACCTCGCGGGAGCCTTCCGGCTCATTGCCCGGATGCGCGCCGCGGGGCAGACGGGGTCGATCGTCACGCTCATCTGTGATGGCGGGGCGCGATACGCCGAGACGTACTACAGCGATGAGTGGGTTGCCCGGCACGGCATGGATATGGCGCCGTACCGGGCCCGCATTGATGAGTTCCTCGACACCGGAGCCTGGCGCGAGGACGTGTGA
- a CDS encoding DUF305 domain-containing protein — translation MTFRPAVTAAIALSAALVLAGCSAGPDNNTVASHAPDSHNDAVVINDADVEFASMMIVHHEQAIEMSDIILAKDDADPQVRGLAEAIKAAQGPEIELMQSWLDDWGVSPDEHQMHDMDHGDGMMSEDDLAALDAAGGADASSLFLEQMIIHHEGAVVMAQTQIDHGSSPDAVELARTIIDAQTTEIAEMEELLAAR, via the coding sequence ATGACATTTCGTCCCGCGGTAACCGCCGCAATCGCCCTCTCCGCTGCCCTCGTTCTGGCCGGATGCTCGGCAGGTCCCGACAACAACACGGTGGCGAGTCACGCTCCCGATTCACACAATGATGCGGTCGTCATCAACGACGCGGACGTCGAGTTCGCCTCGATGATGATCGTGCACCACGAGCAGGCCATCGAGATGAGCGACATCATCCTGGCGAAGGACGATGCCGACCCGCAGGTGCGGGGCCTGGCAGAAGCCATCAAGGCTGCTCAGGGCCCCGAGATCGAGCTCATGCAGTCGTGGCTCGACGACTGGGGCGTTTCACCCGACGAGCACCAGATGCATGACATGGATCATGGCGACGGGATGATGAGCGAAGACGACCTGGCGGCCCTCGATGCCGCTGGCGGCGCCGACGCATCGTCGCTGTTCCTCGAGCAGATGATCATCCACCACGAGGGAGCCGTCGTGATGGCGCAGACGCAGATCGATCACGGCAGCTCTCCGGATGCTGTCGAGCTCGCGCGGACGATCATCGATGCGCAGACCACGGAGATCGCAGAGATGGAAGAACTTCTGGCCGCTCGCTAG
- a CDS encoding DUF6153 family protein has translation MSSLPATASETGLRRLSRRLLLGGVLAAAVILGVLAMHTLNLHGTPAAHASGAVSIQALSADGTHHGASATHDSHGTSEETHGACTHCVSGEHLSMAMACLLALLLGLLFVVPPRLLPGRRHTPIWPALRIGAVPRLLSRAPSLHVLCISRT, from the coding sequence ATGAGTTCCCTGCCGGCGACAGCATCCGAGACGGGCCTTCGTCGCCTCTCTCGGCGCCTGTTGCTGGGCGGCGTCCTCGCGGCCGCCGTGATTCTCGGGGTGCTCGCGATGCACACGCTGAACCTGCATGGCACACCAGCAGCTCACGCGTCCGGCGCCGTATCGATCCAGGCTCTCTCTGCTGACGGGACGCATCACGGAGCGTCAGCCACGCATGACTCGCACGGAACAAGCGAGGAGACGCACGGAGCGTGCACGCACTGCGTATCGGGTGAGCATCTGAGCATGGCGATGGCGTGCCTCCTCGCACTCCTGCTCGGTCTGCTCTTCGTGGTCCCCCCGCGGCTTCTGCCCGGACGCCGGCACACACCGATCTGGCCGGCGCTCCGTATCGGCGCCGTTCCACGCCTGTTATCCCGGGCTCCGTCGTTGCACGTTCTCTGCATCAGTCGCACGTGA